The following are encoded together in the Nymphalis io chromosome 26, ilAglIoxx1.1, whole genome shotgun sequence genome:
- the LOC126778564 gene encoding deubiquitinase DESI2 isoform X2, translating into MKKKIYITRLPKQSCGICTMFPSCMSLLPRRNEPRPPRPGQAPVVLNVYDMYWTNWYTAGAGVGVFHSGVQVHSSEWAYGGHPYAFTGVFEITPRDERELGEQFRFRQSVHIGYTDFSEEEVRRLVTELGKQFRGDRYHLMNNNCNHFTSAFCLALCDRDIPAWVNRLAYVSSCVPFLQRCLPKEWLTPTALQHSLAAHSRSSSPTTPSPTTPQ; encoded by the exons TCGTGCGGCATCTGCACGATGTTTCCGTCGTGTATGTCGCTGTTGCCGAGGAGGAACGAGCCGAGGCCGCCGAGGCCGGGGCAGGCGCCGGTCGTTCTCAATGTATACGATATGTATTGGACGAATTG GTACACCGCGGGCGCGGGAGTGGGCGTCTTCCACAGCGGTGTACAAGTGCACAGCTCGGAGTGGGCGTACGGAGGACATCCGTACGCTTTCACGGGCGTGTTCGAGATCACGCCGAGGGACGAGAGAGAGCTCGGGGAACAATTTCGGTTCAG gcaAAGTGTACACATAGGATACACGGATTTCAGCGAAGAGGAAGTCAGACGTCTTGTCACAGAATTAGGCAAACAATTCCGCGGTGACag ATACCATTTAATGAATAACAATTGTAACCACTTCACGTCCGCTTTCTGTTTG GCGTTATGCGACCGAGACATCCCGGCGTGGGTGAACCGTCTCGCGTACGTCAGCTCCTGTGTCCCCTTCCTTCAGCGCTGCTTGCCAAA GGAGTGGCTGACGCCGACCGCGCTGCAGCACTCGCTGGCGGCGCACTCGCGCTCCTCCTCGCCCACCACGCCCTCCCCCACCACGCCGCAATAG
- the LOC126778564 gene encoding deubiquitinase DESI2 isoform X3 encodes MFPSCMSLLPRRNEPRPPRPGQAPVVLNVYDMYWTNWYTAGAGVGVFHSGVQVHSSEWAYGGHPYAFTGVFEITPRDERELGEQFRFRQSVHIGYTDFSEEEVRRLVTELGKQFRGDRYHLMNNNCNHFTSAFCLALCDRDIPAWVNRLAYVSSCVPFLQRCLPKEWLTPTALQHSLAAHSRSSSPTTPSPTTPQ; translated from the exons ATGTTTCCGTCGTGTATGTCGCTGTTGCCGAGGAGGAACGAGCCGAGGCCGCCGAGGCCGGGGCAGGCGCCGGTCGTTCTCAATGTATACGATATGTATTGGACGAATTG GTACACCGCGGGCGCGGGAGTGGGCGTCTTCCACAGCGGTGTACAAGTGCACAGCTCGGAGTGGGCGTACGGAGGACATCCGTACGCTTTCACGGGCGTGTTCGAGATCACGCCGAGGGACGAGAGAGAGCTCGGGGAACAATTTCGGTTCAG gcaAAGTGTACACATAGGATACACGGATTTCAGCGAAGAGGAAGTCAGACGTCTTGTCACAGAATTAGGCAAACAATTCCGCGGTGACag ATACCATTTAATGAATAACAATTGTAACCACTTCACGTCCGCTTTCTGTTTG GCGTTATGCGACCGAGACATCCCGGCGTGGGTGAACCGTCTCGCGTACGTCAGCTCCTGTGTCCCCTTCCTTCAGCGCTGCTTGCCAAA GGAGTGGCTGACGCCGACCGCGCTGCAGCACTCGCTGGCGGCGCACTCGCGCTCCTCCTCGCCCACCACGCCCTCCCCCACCACGCCGCAATAG